A single region of the Photobacterium sanguinicancri genome encodes:
- a CDS encoding LysR family transcriptional regulator has translation MLLEDLQIILKVAEFRSITAAAANLDMRTATASAAVKRVENALGLELFIRTTRHLRLSSAGERYIPQCEQALLMLDQAKQNMKDGLDIVDGELRIALSSDLGRNFVQPWLDEFMDAYPQLSVRANISDSNVDFYRDAVDMALRYGSPTDANVYGFKICDVPRVLCATKAYLAQHGTPNVPNDLTQHNALLYQLHDVIQDVWEFSVDGVKHKVKLTGNRASNDGDMVRRWCTAGHGLAVKSSLDMSQDLLSGKVESVMPAFKVTPTELWLVCPSRQSITPAVRLLRDAFREKTAAILEQLAVKGVI, from the coding sequence ATGTTGTTAGAAGACCTGCAAATCATACTGAAAGTCGCTGAGTTCCGAAGTATAACGGCCGCCGCCGCTAATTTAGATATGCGGACAGCAACGGCGAGCGCTGCGGTAAAACGAGTCGAAAACGCATTAGGTTTGGAACTGTTTATCCGTACAACGCGTCATTTAAGGTTGTCGAGTGCTGGCGAGCGTTATATCCCACAGTGCGAGCAAGCCTTACTCATGTTGGATCAAGCAAAGCAAAATATGAAGGATGGGTTGGATATTGTTGACGGTGAACTGCGTATTGCACTGTCATCAGATTTAGGTCGAAACTTTGTACAGCCTTGGCTTGATGAATTTATGGATGCGTACCCTCAATTAAGTGTTCGCGCCAATATTAGCGATAGCAATGTTGATTTTTATCGAGACGCTGTCGATATGGCCTTGCGTTACGGATCGCCAACCGATGCGAATGTCTACGGCTTTAAAATCTGCGATGTGCCGCGTGTACTTTGCGCGACAAAAGCGTATTTAGCGCAACATGGAACGCCTAATGTACCCAATGATCTTACTCAGCATAATGCGCTGCTTTATCAGCTTCATGATGTCATTCAGGACGTGTGGGAGTTTTCAGTAGATGGTGTTAAGCATAAAGTGAAGCTAACCGGTAACAGGGCGTCAAATGATGGCGATATGGTACGACGTTGGTGTACTGCTGGACACGGGCTCGCGGTGAAATCCAGTTTAGATATGTCGCAAGATTTGCTGTCAGGTAAAGTAGAAAGTGTGATGCCAGCGTTTAAGGTAACGCCGACCGAGTTGTGGTTAGTTTGCCCAAGCCGACAATCTATTACTCCAGCGGTGCGTTTATTACGTGATGCTTTTAGAGAGAAAACTGCAGCAATACTCGAACAGCTTGCAGTTAAAGGTGTTATTTAA